CCGCCCTTTAAACCGACCATTACAGGCTACTTCAAAGGGGCTAAAGGTCTCTTGCGGGACACGATAGTAGCCCGGATAGATCGGGGCGCCGATCAGCGGAGAAGCTGCTCCCCCTTGGAACCCACGCGCACTGGTAGCGCGACATTTGGCCCTAATGTAGTGGGCCGACCTCCAGCCCGGTGCATGCTCGCCACGTGTTGGCCATGCCGTAAGCTCGGTAGCTGTCGCCTAGTCCtctataaatatgacatttaatGCGGTATTGAGTACTTTTGGTTGTTTCTTCTACATGATAGtcaaagagaccgggaacctctgacccactgttaCGTTGACTGGATTCTCCTAGGGTATTCCATATTGTACCCGACTTAATCATCAATAAAGAGTATTTTATTCATACATCGTATTTTACTCTATCTTAAAGTTTAAAaggctttattttatttatacttcAAAACTATTTCACTCggaaaatactacttgtacTTTCAAATTTTATCCTAATTTTTACTCTTCTTACAAGTCTTAATGTAGATAACTTTTTTTAGACTCATAAGATAAAAGACAAAAACTTTTGTGATATCGTCTCATCGTGAGATGGATCGGGTCATGTcaatataaaattgtaatacttatacgcacaaatgtaatacttatatgctcaaatgtgatactaatcaagaatataatttttttatttatttataagggtaaatgtaatacttttaagggaaatgcaatacttttacattttgatttaaaagtattacatttttccttaaaaatatattatattttcccttatgaATAAGAAgcacttgccaacattacttattatgaaaaatgtaatacttttgatataaaatataatacttttacatcaaaataaaaagtattacatttttttctcaaaatattatttttctttataaataacaaatattttattcgcgattagtattgcatttgagtatataaatgacattttcacatataagtatgacatttgcaggTTGCTTCGCCCAATCCGACCTCACACAAATATGACTCAAGATAAAAATGTGTTATTCATGCTTGTAGATCGAGAGAGAAtaattgatgatgtaaaatTTGGGAATATCATACTTAAAACCCATTTCACCCTTTCCCTATTATTATAAATAGCCTCGTAAGGAGGCTAAGCTAAAAGCACAGTGAACCTCCAAACCCTTGTCTTCGTCTTCTTTCGTATATCTGTCTGTGATTAATTGAAGAAGTGAATTGAAAACATGGATGCTTTTCTCCTTTACTCACTTGTCTTTACAGTCCTTTACGTGTCCCTTTCCATCATTTACTTCATCACTAAGCCCAATACCTCAAAACCAAACCTCCCGCCGGGCTCCACCGGCTGGCCGGTGGTCGGAGAAAACATTGACATGATGGTGTCGGGGCCGGAGAAATACATATCCGACAGGATGAACAAGTATTCGTCGGAGGTTTTCAAGACCTCCATAGCTGGGGAGAAAGTGGCGGTGTTTTGCGGCGCCGCCGGGAACAAGTTCTTGTTCACCAACGAGAACACCCTCCTGACCACGTGGTGGCCGCAGTCGGTGACGAAGCCGCTGATGCTCCCCACCAATGCCCAAAACGGCCTCAAGAAGATCACGATAATCAACCGGACCCACGTCCAAGAGATTCTCAAACCGGAGAATCTCAAACACTACATCTCCACCATGGATTCCATGGCCAAGGTATAACGTTTTAATTACTTTGCaattagtattaatataatgTTCGTTATTATTAGGATTATCACAGTTGGTATAAGGGTTCCTAATTTTCTTCAGGTTACTAGAGTTATCTTTTATAAAGTTACACAAGGAACTATTATGAATAGGTCATAACTATAGAAAGCACTTTTAATAGTGTAAGAGCATCTccaatagtgattttttttttttttttgtgatttttgagaaattttgtaagtgtgtttaggaaagaaaaaatggggaaaaaaaacaaagctgtttaaaaaaggaaaaaaaaaactgaaaaggTTATTACAACTCGCACCCAACTGGGGCATGCACTCTGGGGCCGCTAGATTCCTCCCAATCAGCTGGGTCCCACAATCTGTCAAAACCCACAAATTTGCAGCAGCAGTTTGgcttctttctcttctctcttttcCATGTTGGCAATATTTTTCTTAACAACCTTGAAGAAATCACTATTGGGGAAGTCTTAAGTATGTATTGGACTAATTTTTGTTCTCACCTGGTTAGCCCAATTAAAGGGATCTCTTTAAAAGTGTGTATACGGTCACTAATACTAACCAAACTGGTTTATGTGGTTACACAAGGAACATCTCGCCGAGGAGTGGGCGCCCTTCGGAGAAGTCAAGGTTTATCCTCTCTCCAAATATTACACCTTCGCTCTGGCGTGCAAGCTATTCTTGAACATTGAGGGCCGCGACGAGGTTAAAAGGCTGTTGGACCCTTTACTCATCGTCACCTCCGGCATGTTCACCCTGCCGCTCAACCTCCCCGGCACCGCCTACAACCGCGCCATGAAAGCCGGCAGCATGCTGCGCTGTCGGCTCGTGGAGGTGATTAAGAAGAGGAAGGCGATGATGAGTAGTAGTTCAGGCAAGGTGGGGGAGCAGGGACAAGACGTGTTGGGCCGCCTCCTTAGCGCTACCGATGAGGAGGGACAACACATGAACGAGGCCCAGATTTACAACAATATTATCGGACTTATCATTCCCAGCTACCATTCTACCAGTTCTGCCATAACCTTTATATTGAAGTATCTTGCTGAACTTCCCCATATTTATGACCAAGTCTACACAGGTAATAACTATTTACCAGACACCCCATAATACTTTTTAAGTTAAAATATGAATGTTAAGAATTTGATATTTCGCAGAACAAATGGAGATTGCCAAGTCGAAGGGACCAAATGAGAGATTGTGTTGGGAAGATATTCAAAAGATGAAATATTCATGGAATGTAGCATGTGAAGTACTAAGGCTAATCCCACCAGGACAAGGTGGCTTTAGAGAGACTGTCAAAGATTTTATCTACGCTGGATTTATTATTCCAAAAGGATGGAAGGTTAGTCATCAACATTATAGATGATTATAGTTacccctatatatatgtgtgtgttttggATCCTGCTGTGAGAACACTTTCATACGAGagaaataaaaactaatatCAGCTTTACATTTCTAAAATTCGATCAGATCAGATTTTTACAAAAGATGCTTGACATAtttgtaattatcaccaacttcaCTGTGCAAATAACACTTGACTTCAACAATAAGTCTAAACTTATAACTTTTTGTGAATGACATTTGTACAGACGTTCTGGAATCCGTATTCAACACACAAGAATCCCAAATATTTCACAGAACCAGAGAAGTTTGATCCATCAAGATTCGAGGGAAATGGACCTGCACCCTTCACCTTTGTGCCGTTTGGCGGCGGGCCGAGAATGTGTCCGGGAAAAGAGTACACTCGACTAGAACTACTTGTGTTCATGCACAATGTTGTCACCAACTTCAAATTGGAGATATTGATGCCGGACGAGAAGATAGTCTATAGTAATGGAGTGCCGATTCCGGTCAATGGCCTTCCTATCAGATTTATACCCCATTAGAACTAACTTTTTGTTGCACTGCAACATTTATCTACTATCTAAATCTCCATCTCTATTTCtatgtaatataaaatttaataagagtccATGGTGTTAGTGCTCAATTATAAGAAAATTGTGTTGGTAATATAAGTtgtattaaatgtttattatttgtgttatttgtaTTTGACAATAATAATGTTACTCGAAACGTATTTGGAAAAAAGGTAGTTTGTATTACTGAGGTCTAGGTACTAAATTAAATGAGTACAACGCCTCCTATGTTGTGTAACAGAGGTTGTAATAACTATCGTGTCCCTAATAACTACGAGCTCTCCTCATTAAGCGTTCGCACCCCTTCATAACTTTGCTCTTTTAATGAGGCGCTgctatttaataatattaggcATCCGTTACACTTGATCTTCTGGGTCGATTCGCAATGGTGGGTCTGAGACCAATTATACTGTCACGTGTTCCCTTACTCCTGAATGGCTAAGGCGCTgctatttaataatattaggcATCCATTACACTTGATCTTTTGGGTTGATTCGCAATGTTGGGTCTGAgaccaattatcctgtcacatGTTCCCTTACTCCCGAATGGCTAAGGCGCTgctatttaataatattaggcATCTGTTACACTTGATCTTCTAGGTCGATTCGCTATGTTGGGTCTGAGACCAATTATCTTGTCACATATTCCCTTACTCCCAAATGGCTAAGGCTTGAGTCGGCTAGGAAGTAATAATAGATGTAGATTTCTACTGTTTGGTTCACAAAGGGGAATAAACATGAGATAATATGAGAAGTCAtattcttgtgtttggttggatctttgaatagaaaatatgaatatcatttaaataatcaaaatacccctatctaaaataaaacatacatacatacatacatacatatatatatatatatagagagagagagagagagttaggatcatatgagatcacttgtNACACATGAACGAGGCCCAGATTTACAACAATATTATCGGACTTATCATTCCCAGCTACCATTCTACCAGTTCTGCCATAACCTTTATATTGAAGTATCTTGCTGAACTTCCCCATATTTATGACCAAGTCTACACAGGTAATAACTATTTACCAGACACCCCATAATACTTTTTAAGTTAAAATATGAATGTTAAGAATTTGATATTTCGCAGAACAAATGGAGATTGCCAAGTCGAAGGGACCAAATGAGAGATTGTGTTGGGAAGATATTCAAAAGATGAAATATTCATGGAATGTAGCATGTGAAGTACTAAGGCTAATCCCACCAGGACAAGGTGGCTTTAGAGAGACTGTCAAAGATTTTATCTACGCTGGATTTATTATTCCAAAAGGATGGAAGGTTAGTCATCAACATTATAGATGATTATAGTTacccctatatatatgtgtgtgttttggATCCTGCTGTGAGAACACTTTCATACGAGagaaataaaaactaatatCAGCTTTACATTTCTAAAATTCGATCAGATCAGATTTTTACAAAAGATGCTTGACATAtttgtaattatcaccaacttcaCTGTGCAAATAACACTTGACTTCAACAATAAGTCTAAACTTATAACTTTTTGTGAATGACATTTGTACAGACGTTCTGGAATCCGTATTCAACACACAAGAATCCCAAATATTTCACAGAACCAGAGAAGTTTGATCCATCAAGATTCGAGGGAAATGGACCTGCACCCTTCACCTTTGTGCCGTTTGGCGGCGGGCCGAGAATGTGTCCGGGAAAAGAGTACACTCGACTAGAACTACTTGTGTTCATGCACAATGTTGTCACCAACTTCAAATTGGAGATATTGATGCCGGACGAGAAGATAGTCTATAGTAATGGAGTGCCGATTCCGGTCAATGGCCTTCCTATCAGATTTATACCCCATTAGAACTAACTTTTTGTTGCACTGCAACATTTATCTACTATCTAAATCTCCATCTCTATTTCtatgtaatataaaatttaataagagtccATGGTGTTAGTGCTCAATTATAAGAAAATTGTGTTGGTAATATAAGTtgtattaaatgtttattatttgtgttatttgtaTTTGACAATAATAATGTTACTCGAAACGTATTTGGAAAAAAGGTAGTTTGTATTACTGAGGTCTAGGTACTAAATTAAATGAGTACAACGCCTCCTATGTTGTGTAACAGAGGTTGTAATAACTATCGTGTCCCTAATAACTACGAGCTCTCCTCATTAAGCGTTCGCACCCCTTCATAACTTTGCTCTTTTAATGAGGCGCTgctatttaataatattaggcATCCGTT
This portion of the Ipomoea triloba cultivar NCNSP0323 chromosome 5, ASM357664v1 genome encodes:
- the LOC116018900 gene encoding beta-amyrin 28-monooxygenase-like, giving the protein MDAFLLYSLVFTVLYVSLSIIYFITKPNTSKPNLPPGSTGWPVVGENIDMMVSGPEKYISDRMNKYSSEVFKTSIAGEKVAVFCGAAGNKFLFTNENTLLTTWWPQSVTKPLMLPTNAQNGLKKITIINRTHVQEILKPENLKHYISTMDSMAKEHLAEEWAPFGEVKVYPLSKYYTFALACKLFLNIEGRDEVKRLLDPLLIVTSGMFTLPLNLPGTAYNRAMKAGSMLRCRLVEVIKKRKAMMSSSSGKVGEQGQDVLGRLLSATDEEGQHMNEAQIYNNIIGLIIPSYHSTSSAITFILKYLAELPHIYDQVYTEQMEIAKSKGPNERLCWEDIQKMKYSWNVACEVLRLIPPGQGGFRETVKDFIYAGFIIPKGWKTFWNPYSTHKNPKYFTEPEKFDPSRFEGNGPAPFTFVPFGGGPRMCPGKEYTRLELLVFMHNVVTNFKLEILMPDEKIVYSNGVPIPVNGLPIRFIPH
- the LOC116019580 gene encoding beta-amyrin 28-monooxygenase, yielding MKYSWNVACEVLRLIPPGQGGFRETVKDFIYAGFIIPKGWKTFWNPYSTHKNPKYFTEPEKFDPSRFEGNGPAPFTFVPFGGGPRMCPGKEYTRLELLVFMHNVVTNFKLEILMPDEKIVYSNGVPIPVNGLPIRFIPH